The region CTCTTTTCCATTAAATCAAAGGCAATGATAAAAAACGTTGTTCTACCAGCCACCCAGTTGCTACCCACCCAGTGAATGGCCTCGTTGAAGAGCAACCCAACACAAAGTTCAATATTGGTAAAGGTAGGTAAATCAACACCCTGAGTAGAGGTAGAGGTAAAGGAAGAAGGAAAATCAACACTCTCAGCATATTTCCACATATTAGCTCTGAATGAGAAAAACTGCACATCTGATAAGGATGTTTCTGTAATAGACACTCTGACCACCAAGTAGTCATCTTTTGATGAATGGTAACCAAATCCATATGCATGATTAATAACATTGGTGTCGTCAACAAGAGATAAAGGTATCGGTTTGTGGACATGTGTGGATGGATTCCACAGATAGAGACTTGTACCTCGATCACATCTCATTAGCAGAAAGCCTCTACACGAACCTAGAATCGAAGGGCAGGGATTCTTAAAATTATAATCATCATGGGGAGATGAAAAGTCATAATCTATTGGTTCAGAAATATGATCAGGGTGAAGTGATTCCTCTAACTCCACGGTTCGAATGCCATGAGGGGTAATGAACACGAGTCTCGGAGCAAGAGCAGCACGTTCAAAATGTGATGTTGCAAACTGGGGATCGGATATGAGAGACCGCCAAAACTTACACACAGCCTTGAAGCGTACAAGAGACTTCACCGGCAACCTCAACAGGATTTCAGTAATCAAATCATCACCCATTTGCTTctaaaataagtaaatacaACAGAAAATTCAAAGCAATTCTTAGGTTTAGGTTTACGAGTGTGATCAAATAATTACTAACAACTGAAGAAGAGGGTCCGATTTACCTCCATGTGCCGGGGGAGAGAACTGGAGGAACGGCGGCGGACGCAAAACGCAGCGTTGCAGGGGAGGGAGGGAGCGAGCGAGCGAGTCTGAGCCTTCAGTTTGTTAATCATCAATTCAATTGGGTGGTGGCTGTGGCTGTGGCTGTGGCTGTGGCTGTTGTTTCTTTCCTGTGACTTGGTGTTTTGTTATGTGGTTGTGGTGTGTTTTTTCTTAGCTTGTAATTGTATCCacccctttttctttttctttttattttttgcttaGCTTTTCTTTTTACTACCCCGATATAGGAAGGATTTTGATGGTTATATCATCAAGTCTCATGTTAGGTCAAATTGGGGGTTTCCTTCACTCAAGGCCCATTAGCTTAGGTACCCACCTCTTCccactatattttttttccaccttatGTTAGATGGAACAATGTATGCAATTTCGCATCCTAATTTCTAAACCCCGAGAGTGTAAAATGTAAGATTTAATTCATGCTAGTGTACTATCTTGCACGCAATTTTTTGACAGAAGTGCGATTCATATTTCTAGAAGAGAGGTGGGTACAAACAAATGACAAAACGTGAAATTACATACATACTAATTAGATTACAATAAATGCTAAGTGGAGGAGATTAGGAGGCAGTTATAATTGTAAGTGGAGTCACTTGAACGAGATAAATGGCAGATGGTGTGTCATTGATGGCCGCATTCATGGAGGAAGTTAAGAGGTAGTTGTAATTGTAAGTAGAGGCCGTTGGAGGTGGATGTAGTTGAACGGGATAAATGGCATGAAAGTGTGTCACAGGAAAGTGATGAAGAGTTGAGGACACCACATCACATTAAGAAGAGAACATAACTGAACACTGATCACGCACTAGACAAATGAAAAACATGTGAAGCGATTGAACCTGAAAAGTCAAACAATGTATTAGTTTTACAAGCTGCTAGTATTTATTGAGTACAATAGAATAAGTTGTTGTTTAATTTGTAGATTCACACTCAAATCATGTCACAACCAACAATTCAGCTCACTCATTAGAGTAACTGATGTTGATACAAAAACACGTGgagaacaaataaaatcatgaaataaggGATTGCAGCAACATTTGGACAACTGAAATCATAGTTAAATGACTTTGGCAAGCTTACCTTGGTGTAATATCTACAACCCTCTGACCCTTCGGTAACAATTAAAAGCTTGAGGTTAGGGTGAAAAAGCTTCTTTAATACAACATTATCATCATAAGGATCATCACCACCAGAAGTCAAAAATGTGATCTCATCTTCACTTATCTGCGCATACATCATTTAGATCTATtaagggaaaaggaaaataaaaaaatgatggAATGATGACTTTCTAAATGAAACAGgagaatgaaaaaaattgaaaacgaaaCATTGTACAATGACTACTCCTACTATAGCATTTCATTCGTATATGAATAGTACTAAATTTAAAGCAGGCCTAGCCATTGAGTGTTATTGTTGAGCTCGCTCATTCCTTAACTTGTATCCATTGCTTTTCCTTTGGAAGCTCCTTGCCGCAGCGTGCAAGTGCCGAAATAAACTGCAACAATTAATAGCTAACAATCAGAACCAACTAGAGCGAACTAATTAACTTCTCTCATCAATAGTGAAATATATAGTAGGAGTAGCTAATTAATTGCAACTACTATCATCTTATTAAaagacaaaagaaaataaaagtagCTAGCACACTTGTACCTTGTTGTCCCAAATTCAAATTGATTAGGTTGTGCATCATGCAAAACATGGAAGCTACAAGCAGTTGTACTAATAACagaatttggaatttgaaaatgatatagtctttggaattaaaattttttattattgttttaaGGTTTGTGGATAACCGTTTTACTTGATCATAGACAGTGGGGGATCTAGGACCTCGGGGtcaggggttcaaatttttcaaatgaacatatcgataaaaatataattaaaaacaactatattatgtttttttgtAGAAAGTCGTGATTCTTAAATTGACACGACCCTTTTTGCAAATATGCTCTCTATGAGGATGATATGTTGTAATTCTTGGTCGTAATCCGATGGAAACTCATTTAGATTAACTTCAACATGTGGTGGTTGTTGTTGTGATGAGCTTGATCCACAATGCTCACTTGATGACCTTGCTCTCTTTACTAAAAATTTGTTCATGAcctttataaaattaaaaacataccAATACCATAATCAGGTTCGTTCAGGTTTAATTGTTGGCCTACTGAAATCAGCAATTGCGTGGGTTGAAACTCCCCAAGTCTCTTCGTCATCTTCCCTCATTCTGGCATTACCAGCTGTTTTAGATGCTTTACAGACTACAGATTGAAACGCCCAGCTCCTCCTAACCTGTAAGCAACAATTTTCTCCTATAAATTCACCTATCTACCAAGTTTATTTTCGTGTGCTTCCTCCTGTGCATTGAACTGAAATTTGTCTAATAGGTTTGGGCAGAAAAATGCTGCAGATTTTGTCTAATTTGTCGTTGGCTATTGGGGAGATGTTCCTCATTGCTTTTCTAATGGGTTTAGGTAGGTGCTCAAGTCTTATCCTCTTCTCTATTTCTCTGTGTGACTGTGTCTGAATGAATTTTAATCaattgtttttatcttttgtagTTTCCAAATTTTTACATAGTAGTttcagtgtgtgtttggttccaTGTTTGGAAGCCTTGTAATTAATTCTCACATGACCGGAATCACTTTTAAGTGGTTATATATATGTTTGGCAACCGACTAAGAGAACTGATTTTAATCCAAAAATCAATTCTGCAATAAGTTAGAGATAGTAGTTTCTACAGTAATCAACTGTGGGATTTTGTAACTGAATTTCACTACATTACCCTATAGAAATTACTTTTCCcgtaaacaacataaatcactTCACTCTCATCTCACTATATCTCACTTTTACCACAAGcaattttttcaaaatcaattctggcaaTGTTtattcaaacatgcacttagaaAGCTGTTCATGGGGGTCATTTTAATTTCTTAAGTATTTTGAGCATAGGATATAAAAAATTTTAGGACTTTGAGAAAATTAGATTTATATATATCTCATGCCCAATTATTATCTTATAGATAAGTTTTGAAGTTCCGGGGGAATAAAAATGTGTACCAATATTTAGAAGATAGATGCTTATGTCAAAGCTCCTGAAGTTTGTATGTGAATGTAGTATGACAAAAGAGATGTTATTTGGGCTTTTCTATTCAATCATTTAAATTTGTTTGTGCCTGCAAATGTGCTTTAACATACACAATAACTAAAACCAGGCACTTTTATTGATCAAGGTGAGTCTCCTGACCATTATTTCCAGAAGTGCCCTGAAGATCACCCTGTGCTTAGATTTTTCACTTGGAGATGGGTTCTTGATCTTGGTTTTGATCACATGTTTTCATCTCCTATATTTCTGGGGATGTTGGCTCTCCTGGGTGCATCCCTTATGGCCTACACTTACACAACACAAATCCCACTAATCAAGGTTGCAAGAAGGTTCAGTTTCGATTAGTTCTGTTTGTCAATTTTCTGTATTAGTCAAATTCTTGATCACTGAAGGCAGAGTTTGTTTCATAGATGATCATTTTTGCACTCTGCTGAGGCTATCCTCAAGCAGGAATTTTCAGAATCGTTGCTGAGAGCATCAATCGAAGATGTTGGCACTCTATTAATGGGAGCTGGACATGAGGTTATATTGCCATGGCTCATGCTTATCtgtcttttccttttctatatATCCTTAAGAATCATAGATTGCCTAGGACACATATTTAGGACATATATTAATGTGCTTTCTAGATGTTGTGTATGCTTTTCCACTCTTGGAACTGGTAATTGTTTTTTCCATTGTTCATTATGGTCTGCTCACATGGGTACATACAACTACATGTACAAGGCATtttatatcaaaaaaataaaaataaagtggCTTCAAGATCTTGCTGGAGTTCTTTCTTTCCGTGGTAACTTGATGGTATGTGTTTATTAATTGCCCCTTTGTTTGTGTGGTTTCTCATCCTTGGGTTCTTCATTCAGTTTCATTAGTAGTTTTGCTTTCTCCTGTTGTATTGATTCTCTCACTGGGTTTTTCATCATGTGCCCTCTCTCattcttcttttctctcttttaaagAGACAAAAATTACCATCTTTAATCTTCTATCCTTTATTTTCAAATCCCAATTAAAGAGACAAGATATATGGTTCTATTGTGATATCTTTTACACACTAAAGAATAAGTAGATTTACAAACATTAGATAAATAAAGGATCAAGAAACCTAACAAAGCAATTAACTAATTTGATTTTGTAACCGAAAATTATATCACAAGTCACAACATATTATAACTGAATTTTGAGTGACTATGTGCTACATGAAGCTCAAAAcagtaaaattaatttataagatATTGGCTTTTGTTTGTGTTTCGTGAGAGCTGTCTGTGTTCTATTCTCTGGAGTTCTGTGAGCTTTTGCAAATCTGGTTGTCTATGTGGCTTTTTGGTGGGTGTGTGGGGGGCTGTTGGTCTGGGTAGTTTAAGCTTCCATGTGATATTTATTGATCTAGGATAGTTGTTTAGCTCAACTTTTTT is a window of Lotus japonicus ecotype B-129 chromosome 5, LjGifu_v1.2 DNA encoding:
- the LOC130720898 gene encoding F-box/kelch-repeat protein At3g23880-like, which encodes MINKLKAQTRSLAPSLPCNAAFCVRRRSSSSLPRHMEKQMGDDLITEILLRLPVKSLVRFKAVCKFWRSLISDPQFATSHFERAALAPRLVFITPHGIRTVELEESLHPDHISEPIDYDFSSPHDDYNFKNPCPSILGSCRGFLLMRCDRGTSLYLWNPSTHVHKPIPLSLVDDTNVINHAYGFGYHSSKDDYLVVRVSITETSLSDVQFFSFRANMWKYAESVDFPSSFTSTSTQGVDLPTFTNIELCVGLLFNEAIHWVGSNWVAGRTTFFIIAFDLMEKRLLEIPRPVDLYAHDFLCFTLWVHRGFFSLSVVRRDTIEIWVMKKYKVQSSWAKTLVISLNHLYPLCSTKGGDIVMLSGLKLTKYSDEGVQGEQQLECINFGTLNSAVPLYTESMLSLPDVCY
- the LOC130718620 gene encoding cytochrome c biogenesis protein CCS1, chloroplastic-like → MLQILSNLSLAIGEMFLIAFLMGLGTFIDQGESPDHYFQKCPEDHPVLRFFTWRWVLDLGFDHMFSSPIFLGMLALLGASLMAYTYTTQIPLIKEFSESLLRASIEDVGTLLMGAGHEEQHVFLISIMEQAKLSSLPEGGKCFMEPLYHDGEYIILSK
- the LOC130721240 gene encoding probable fructokinase-7 yields the protein MARPALNLISEDEITFLTSGGDDPYDDNVVLKKLFHPNLKLLIVTEGSEGCRYYTKVQSLHMFFICLVRDQCSVMFSS